In Natranaerovirga pectinivora, the sequence AGAATAATTTTTAATCCATTCAAAATTTGATAATATTCTTCTTCTGAAAGATTCTTTTTATATATTTCACTTAGTTCATCGAATATATCTTTTATACGTGGAGCGATTTCTTCGCCTTTTTCAGTTAAGTAAATTTGATAACAACGCTTATCTTCAAGACTTTTTTCTTTAATCACATAGCCACTTTTGACTAAACTATTCACTGCCTTTGTAACAGTAGACTTTCCAACATTTAGCAAGTCACACATCTCCGTTTGACTTATCCCTTGCTTTTTAATAATAACGTATAAAAAATCATGTTGACCACTTCTAATACCATAGTTTTCAAGTTTTTTATTTATAATACTTTGCGTACTACGGTAGATTGCTGCCGCATATCTACCAACAGATTCTTGCTTCACACTATCACCTCTTGAAATTGGTTTCTTTTGCAACCATTTTTAGTATAGCAAAAACTAGTTTGCTTTGCAACTAATTTTTATGCTCCCTAAACAATCTACTATCACTTGGTTTTTATTATATATCTCACAGCATATATTTGGAAAAAAGATATACATCTATCCTGTCTCCAC encodes:
- a CDS encoding MarR family winged helix-turn-helix transcriptional regulator, with the translated sequence MKQESVGRYAAAIYRSTQSIINKKLENYGIRSGQHDFLYVIIKKQGISQTEMCDLLNVGKSTVTKAVNSLVKSGYVIKEKSLEDKRCYQIYLTEKGEEIAPRIKDIFDELSEIYKKNLSEEEYYQILNGLKIILGNISNAK